In uncultured Bacteroides sp., one genomic interval encodes:
- a CDS encoding ABC transporter permease: MFKVLRTFGRYIMLLGRIFSRPESMRMYFKQLVKEVEQLGVNSIGIVLLISFFIGAVITIQIKLNIESPWMPRWTVGYVTREIMLLEFSSSIMCLILAGKVGSNIASELGSMRVTQQIDALEIMGVNSASYLILPKIAALVIFIPVLVTFSIFSGIIGAYATCWFGGIMTSTNLEFGLQYTFVDWYVWCGIIKSLFFAFIIATVSAFFGYTVEGGSIAVGKASTDSVVCSSALILFSDIILTKLLMG, encoded by the coding sequence ATGTTCAAAGTATTAAGGACTTTTGGAAGATACATCATGTTATTGGGCCGAATCTTTTCACGCCCTGAAAGTATGAGGATGTATTTTAAACAATTGGTAAAAGAAGTAGAGCAATTGGGGGTAAACTCAATTGGGATCGTTTTACTGATTTCATTTTTTATCGGAGCGGTTATTACTATCCAAATCAAATTAAACATTGAAAGCCCCTGGATGCCGCGCTGGACCGTAGGTTATGTTACCCGTGAAATTATGTTGCTGGAATTTTCTTCTTCAATTATGTGTTTAATTCTTGCAGGCAAGGTCGGTTCAAACATTGCATCCGAATTAGGCTCTATGAGAGTTACTCAACAAATAGATGCACTTGAGATAATGGGCGTTAACTCAGCCAGTTACCTCATCCTACCCAAAATTGCAGCATTGGTAATATTTATCCCTGTACTGGTAACCTTCAGTATCTTTTCCGGAATTATCGGAGCCTATGCCACTTGTTGGTTTGGAGGTATAATGACATCAACCAATCTCGAGTTTGGTTTACAATACACATTTGTTGATTGGTATGTTTGGTGCGGTATCATAAAGTCGCTATTCTTTGCTTTCATCATTGCTACTGTATCTGCTTTCTTTGGATACACAGTAGAGGGTGGTTCCATTGCGGTGGGTAAGGCTAGTACAGACTCTGTAGTTTGTAGTAGCGCATTAATTTTATTCTCAGATATTATTCTTACTAAACTGTTAATGGGATGA
- a CDS encoding ABC transporter ATP-binding protein: protein MIEVKSLYKSFDGKDVLKNINAVFENGKTNLIIGQSGSGKTVLMKCLVGLLTPEKGEVLYDNRNFVTMGKKEKKQLRSEMGMIFQSAALFDSLSVLDNVLFPLNMFSKDSVKDRIKRAMFCLERVNLKEAHSAFPGEISGGMQKRVAIARAIALNPQYLFCDEPNSGLDPKTSLLIDELIQDITKEYNMTTIINTHDMNSVMGIGEKIYYIYQGNKEWEGTKDEIFTVNNKRLNDFIFASDFFRKVKEVEVQSLSEE, encoded by the coding sequence ATGATCGAAGTTAAATCACTATATAAATCATTTGACGGCAAAGATGTTTTAAAAAACATAAATGCCGTATTTGAAAATGGAAAGACCAATTTGATTATCGGACAAAGTGGGTCTGGTAAAACCGTATTAATGAAATGCCTGGTTGGATTGCTTACTCCGGAAAAAGGAGAAGTGCTCTACGATAACAGGAATTTCGTGACTATGGGAAAGAAAGAGAAGAAACAGCTAAGGAGTGAAATGGGAATGATTTTCCAGAGTGCTGCACTCTTCGATTCTCTTTCCGTTTTAGATAATGTTCTGTTTCCATTGAACATGTTCTCTAAAGATTCTGTAAAGGATAGAATTAAGCGTGCCATGTTCTGTTTGGAACGTGTAAATCTAAAAGAAGCTCATTCTGCTTTTCCTGGAGAAATAAGTGGTGGTATGCAAAAACGTGTTGCCATCGCCCGTGCAATTGCTCTAAATCCTCAATATCTATTTTGTGATGAGCCAAACTCGGGACTTGACCCAAAGACTTCTCTCCTTATCGACGAACTCATTCAAGACATTACTAAGGAGTACAATATGACAACCATCATTAATACTCACGATATGAACTCTGTTATGGGTATTGGAGAAAAGATATATTATATCTATCAGGGTAATAAGGAATGGGAAGGTACAAAAGATGAAATTTTCACAGTAAACAACAAACGATTAAACGATTTCATCTTTGCTTCAGATTTCTTCCGTAAAGTGAAAGAAGTCGAAGTTCAGAGTCTGTCAGAAGAATAA
- the der gene encoding ribosome biogenesis GTPase Der, protein MGNLVAIVGRPNVGKSTLFNRLTKTRQAIVNDEAGTTRDRQYGKSEWLGQEFSVVDTGGWVVNSDDIFEEEIRKQVILAVDEADVILFVVDVMNGVTDLDLQVAHILRRAKSPVILVANKTDNGDLQYNAPEFYSLGLGDPHCISSLSGSGTGDLLDVLVSKFKKDTSELLDDDIPRFAVVGRPNAGKSSIINAFIGEDRNIVTEIAGTTRDSIYTRYEKFGFDFYLVDTAGIRKKGKVNEDLEYYSVIRSIRAIEGADICILMLDATRGIEGQDLNIFSVIQKNSKGIVVVVNKWDLVENKTDKVMKEFENAIRNRFAPFVDIPIIFTSALTKQRIFKVLESAREVYENRSIKISTARLNEEMLPLIEAYPPPSTKGKYIKIKYVTQLPNTHVPSFVFFANLPQYVKDPYKRFLENKLREKWKLTGTPINIFIRQK, encoded by the coding sequence ATGGGAAATTTAGTAGCTATTGTAGGTCGTCCTAACGTTGGAAAATCTACGCTTTTTAACCGCTTGACCAAAACGCGTCAGGCTATTGTTAACGACGAAGCAGGAACCACCCGTGACCGTCAATATGGAAAATCGGAATGGTTAGGGCAAGAATTTTCGGTCGTTGACACTGGAGGATGGGTTGTTAACTCTGATGATATTTTTGAAGAAGAAATACGTAAGCAGGTTATATTGGCTGTTGATGAAGCTGATGTAATTCTTTTCGTTGTGGATGTAATGAATGGAGTTACCGATTTGGATTTACAAGTTGCACATATTCTTCGTCGTGCAAAAAGTCCTGTAATTTTGGTCGCAAATAAGACAGACAATGGTGACCTTCAATATAATGCACCTGAATTTTATAGTTTAGGCTTAGGAGATCCTCACTGTATATCCTCCTTATCAGGAAGTGGGACTGGGGACTTGCTAGATGTTTTGGTTAGTAAGTTTAAGAAAGATACATCGGAACTTTTGGACGATGATATTCCTCGTTTTGCAGTTGTAGGTCGTCCTAATGCAGGAAAATCTTCAATTATCAATGCATTTATCGGTGAAGATAGAAATATTGTAACTGAAATAGCCGGAACAACCCGCGATTCTATCTACACACGTTACGAAAAATTCGGGTTTGATTTTTATCTTGTTGATACTGCTGGTATCAGAAAGAAAGGAAAGGTTAATGAAGATCTTGAATATTATTCAGTAATACGTTCAATTCGTGCTATTGAAGGGGCTGATATTTGTATTCTGATGCTAGATGCCACCCGAGGAATTGAAGGTCAGGATCTTAATATATTTTCTGTAATTCAGAAAAATTCAAAAGGTATCGTTGTTGTTGTTAATAAGTGGGATTTAGTTGAGAATAAAACCGATAAGGTGATGAAAGAGTTTGAAAACGCTATTCGAAATCGTTTTGCTCCTTTTGTTGATATCCCTATCATATTTACTTCAGCACTTACTAAGCAACGTATATTTAAAGTGCTCGAATCTGCAAGAGAGGTTTATGAAAACAGATCAATCAAGATTTCTACTGCAAGATTAAATGAAGAAATGCTTCCATTAATCGAGGCATATCCACCACCTTCAACAAAAGGTAAATACATAAAGATTAAATATGTGACTCAATTGCCGAATACTCATGTTCCTTCTTTTGTATTCTTTGCTAATTTGCCACAGTATGTAAAAGATCCATATAAAAGATTCCTGGAGAATAAATTACGTGAAAAATGGAAATTGACAGGAACTCCGATAAATATATTTATTAGACAGAAATAA
- the era gene encoding GTPase Era: MHKAGFVNIVGNPNVGKSTLMNVLVGERISIATFKAQTTRHRIMGILNTDEMQIVFSDTPGVLKPNYKLQETMLNFSTSALSDADVLLYVTDVIETGDKHNEFIEKVRQQSFPVLVLINKIDLIDQQKLETLVEEWKELLPQAEIVPISAISKFNVDYVMRRIKELLPDSPPYFDKDQWTDKPARFFVTEIIREKILLYYDKEIPYAVEVVVEQFKEEPKLIRINAVIYVERDSQKGIIIGKQGKALKKVATEARRSLEKFFGKSVFLETFVKVDKDWRSSDRELKNFGYQLD, from the coding sequence ATGCATAAAGCAGGATTTGTAAACATTGTGGGTAACCCTAACGTAGGAAAGTCTACATTGATGAATGTGTTAGTTGGAGAGCGTATCTCTATTGCTACCTTTAAAGCGCAAACAACTCGTCATCGCATCATGGGTATTTTGAATACTGATGAAATGCAGATTGTGTTTTCAGACACACCGGGTGTTTTGAAGCCTAACTATAAATTGCAGGAAACAATGCTGAATTTCTCAACATCAGCATTATCTGATGCAGATGTACTGCTTTATGTAACTGATGTAATTGAAACAGGAGACAAGCATAATGAATTTATTGAAAAAGTTCGTCAACAGTCTTTTCCCGTATTAGTCCTTATTAATAAAATAGATCTTATTGATCAACAAAAACTGGAAACTCTTGTTGAAGAGTGGAAAGAGTTACTGCCTCAGGCTGAGATTGTACCTATTTCTGCTATCTCTAAATTTAATGTAGATTATGTGATGCGCAGAATTAAGGAGTTATTGCCTGATTCTCCTCCTTATTTTGATAAGGATCAATGGACTGATAAACCTGCTCGTTTCTTTGTTACAGAAATTATTCGTGAAAAAATATTGCTCTATTATGACAAAGAAATACCTTATGCTGTTGAAGTAGTAGTAGAACAATTTAAAGAAGAACCAAAATTGATTCGCATCAATGCGGTTATTTATGTTGAACGAGATTCCCAAAAGGGCATCATTATTGGCAAACAAGGTAAAGCCTTGAAAAAAGTGGCTACGGAAGCACGCCGCTCATTGGAGAAATTCTTTGGTAAATCTGTATTTTTGGAAACTTTTGTGAAGGTCGATAAAGACTGGAGAAGTTCTGATAGAGAACTAAAGAATTTTGGCTACCAATTGGATTAG
- a CDS encoding beta-ketoacyl-ACP synthase III — protein sequence MEKINAVITGVGGYVPDYILTNEEISKMVDTNDEWIMTRIGVKERRILNEEGLGTSYMARKAAKQLMQKTGSNPDDIDLVIVATTTPDYHFPSTASILCDKLGLKNAFAFDLQAACSGFLYLMETAAAFIQSGRYKKIIIVGADKMSSMVNYTDRATCPIFGDGAAAVMVEPTTEDYGIMDSCLRTDGKGLPFLHMKAGGSVCPPSYFTVDNKMHYLYQEGRTVFKYAVSNMSDVTAQVAERNNLTKDNIDWVVPHQANMRIIDAVANRLEVPIEKVLVNIQRYGNTSAATLPLCLWDFEKKLKKGDNMLFTAFGAGFTWGTVYVKWGYDGAEK from the coding sequence ATGGAAAAAATTAATGCAGTAATCACAGGTGTTGGTGGATATGTACCTGATTATATCTTGACTAATGAAGAGATATCAAAGATGGTAGATACCAATGATGAATGGATTATGACGCGTATAGGGGTTAAAGAACGTCGTATTCTTAATGAAGAAGGATTAGGTACTTCTTATATGGCCCGTAAAGCAGCAAAACAATTAATGCAGAAAACTGGTTCTAATCCAGATGATATTGATTTAGTTATTGTTGCTACAACTACTCCGGATTATCATTTCCCATCAACAGCATCAATACTTTGTGATAAATTAGGGTTGAAAAATGCATTTGCTTTTGACCTTCAAGCTGCTTGTAGTGGTTTCTTATATTTGATGGAAACTGCTGCTGCATTTATTCAGTCTGGTAGATATAAGAAAATTATAATTGTTGGAGCAGATAAAATGTCTTCAATGGTAAACTATACAGATAGAGCTACTTGCCCCATTTTTGGTGATGGTGCTGCTGCTGTTATGGTTGAACCAACTACTGAAGATTATGGTATCATGGACTCTTGCTTACGTACAGATGGTAAAGGTCTTCCTTTCCTTCATATGAAAGCTGGTGGTTCAGTTTGTCCTCCTTCATATTTTACTGTTGATAATAAAATGCATTATCTGTATCAGGAAGGACGAACAGTCTTTAAATATGCAGTATCTAATATGTCTGATGTAACGGCTCAAGTTGCTGAAAGAAATAATCTGACAAAAGATAATATTGATTGGGTTGTTCCTCATCAGGCAAATATGCGTATTATCGATGCAGTTGCTAACCGCCTGGAAGTTCCTATCGAGAAAGTTCTCGTAAATATTCAGCGATATGGAAATACTAGTGCTGCTACATTACCTCTTTGTCTTTGGGATTTTGAGAAAAAACTAAAGAAAGGTGACAATATGCTGTTTACAGCATTTGGAGCTGGTTTCACATGGGGAACCGTTTATGTGAAATGGGGTTATGACGGAGCTGAAAAGTAA
- the rpmF gene encoding 50S ribosomal protein L32: MAHPKRKQSKTRTAKRRTHDKAVAPTLAICPNCGEWHVYHTVCGACGYYRGKLAIEKEAAI, from the coding sequence ATGGCACATCCTAAAAGAAAGCAATCAAAAACGAGAACTGCAAAGAGAAGAACTCATGATAAAGCTGTAGCTCCAACATTGGCTATTTGTCCAAATTGTGGTGAATGGCATGTTTATCATACAGTATGTGGAGCTTGCGGTTATTACAGAGGCAAGCTTGCTATCGAAAAAGAAGCTGCTATCTAA
- a CDS encoding DUF177 domain-containing protein, with product MGKFDKYKVDLKAMQADSCSFEFVLDNVFFANIDGPEIQKGKVNVTLVVKRTAGTFELVFQTEGVVIVPCDRCVDDMEVPVTSTDKLFVKFGSDYAEENNNVVIIPEDEGYINVAWFMYEFIALAIPMKHVHAPGKCNKGMVSKLNKHLRTTPDDEEGLDEIDSSVAEEIEDVEEDSIDPRWNELKKILDNN from the coding sequence TTGGGAAAGTTCGATAAATATAAAGTTGATTTAAAAGCAATGCAAGCAGATTCATGTTCATTTGAGTTTGTGCTTGATAATGTATTCTTTGCAAATATTGACGGACCTGAAATTCAAAAAGGCAAAGTCAATGTTACTCTTGTCGTTAAAAGAACGGCGGGAACCTTTGAACTCGTATTCCAAACAGAAGGAGTTGTAATAGTTCCCTGTGATCGTTGTGTTGATGATATGGAGGTACCTGTAACATCTACAGATAAGTTGTTTGTTAAATTTGGTAGTGACTATGCTGAGGAAAATAACAATGTGGTTATTATTCCGGAAGATGAGGGATATATCAATGTGGCTTGGTTTATGTATGAGTTTATAGCTTTGGCTATTCCAATGAAACATGTTCATGCTCCTGGTAAATGTAATAAAGGCATGGTTAGTAAACTAAATAAGCATCTTCGAACAACGCCCGATGATGAAGAGGGTCTTGATGAAATAGATTCTTCAGTTGCAGAGGAAATAGAGGACGTGGAAGAAGATTCTATTGATCCTAGATGGAATGAATTAAAAAAAATATTAGATAATAATTAA
- a CDS encoding HAMP domain-containing sensor histidine kinase: MIIGDRIKQIKIALVLIAIIIAFSSLVISHILIKDLSTEEKNKMEVWSEAMKTFNNADETTDLTLVLKVLNGNNTIPVIVVGKKGEIQSYRNISVPSSNSDKYLHDKVNSFGYINHRIRIYLKSDDRIGKQAQTDYIDIYYDDSLMLKRLATYPYVQLSVVLVFVVIAIFALLSSKKAEQNKVWVGLSKETAHQLGTPISSLMAWVEILKTRYANDSLISEMDNDVNRLQLIAERFSKIGSMPEPNPCELISILNNVIEYLSKRCSGKVIFVREFDDLPVWVKLNSPLFEWVIENLCKNAIDSMEGQGIITFSILSTEKKVVIDISDTGKGIPKSKYKTVFQPGYTTKKRGWGLGLSLAKRIVEEYHHGKIYVKRSEINKGTTFRIELKK; the protein is encoded by the coding sequence ATGATAATTGGGGATAGAATAAAACAAATAAAGATAGCACTAGTGTTGATTGCAATAATAATTGCTTTTTCATCGCTGGTTATTTCTCATATATTAATTAAAGATTTGTCGACTGAGGAAAAAAACAAAATGGAAGTTTGGTCTGAGGCCATGAAAACTTTCAATAATGCAGATGAAACAACGGATTTAACTTTGGTACTTAAGGTGCTGAATGGAAATAATACAATACCTGTAATTGTAGTAGGTAAAAAAGGTGAAATACAAAGCTATAGGAACATCTCAGTTCCTTCTTCAAATTCTGATAAATACTTGCATGATAAGGTTAATAGTTTTGGATATATTAATCATAGGATAAGGATATATCTAAAGTCTGATGACAGAATAGGTAAACAAGCACAAACTGACTATATTGATATCTATTATGATGATTCATTAATGCTTAAACGGCTCGCAACTTATCCGTATGTTCAATTAAGTGTTGTTCTTGTTTTCGTTGTAATTGCTATTTTTGCGCTGTTGAGTTCTAAGAAGGCTGAACAAAATAAAGTCTGGGTTGGGCTTTCTAAAGAAACGGCTCATCAGCTTGGTACACCTATATCTTCCTTGATGGCTTGGGTTGAAATATTGAAAACAAGATATGCAAATGATAGCTTGATTTCTGAGATGGATAATGATGTAAATAGATTGCAACTTATTGCTGAACGCTTCTCAAAAATAGGCTCTATGCCCGAGCCTAATCCATGCGAACTTATTTCAATACTTAATAATGTTATAGAATATCTATCAAAAAGATGCTCTGGGAAAGTTATATTTGTTAGAGAATTTGATGATCTGCCGGTCTGGGTTAAACTAAATTCTCCACTTTTTGAATGGGTTATAGAGAACTTATGCAAAAATGCCATTGATTCGATGGAGGGGCAAGGCATTATAACATTTTCGATTTTGAGTACTGAAAAGAAGGTTGTGATAGATATCTCGGATACAGGAAAAGGAATTCCAAAATCTAAATATAAAACAGTTTTTCAACCGGGCTATACAACAAAAAAACGTGGTTGGGGACTAGGGTTATCTCTAGCTAAAAGAATTGTGGAAGAATACCACCATGGAAAGATTTATGTAAAACGTTCTGAAATAAATAAGGGTACAACTTTTAGAATTGAACTGAAAAAATAA